CATATCAGATGACTCAATTAGATTATCCAAAATGCTGCCACATTTTTCGATTCTAGGATTTCTAGAACTAATATGCTGCCTCCAACCATCAAGTGAAGAACATGCCCGGAAAAGATGATCTGGTGAGGAGGAGCCTAAATGGTGCAACGTGCACTGAAGTAAAAGGCGGCTCTGGTTTAGACGTGATAACTCGGAGCTAAATGCATTAGATATATCCAGCAACTTCACACTAATGTCCAAGTACACGTCTATCCATTTCTCATCCCAATCAGTCACAGGAAGCTCAAGGTCTGTCATGAGGGTTTTAATGTCATTGTGACTTTCACAAAGTGCCTGCATAGCCGAAGTCATCCAAGACAAGCTGACGACTTCATCCTTGCTTTTAGGAATAAGCTTTTTCAGCCTCTCTTCCAAATTTTCCTCAAAAGCCCGTAATACTGCCACTAGTTGCGGAGATAACTTAGTGCCTTTAGGTGATATCATCCGGAAAGGATTTCCAAAGGGGAAAAATGATCTGGGTGGATCCTGTGGAAGACTCATTTAGATGATTAACTgcaaaaagaaagataagaaagtAAATACGACCCTTCTAAATAAATACCTTACAAATTCAATTATTCGTCACACAAAAAGCAGTAtgtattaatgaaaatcaatggaagAACAAAAACTCTGCATATATTAATTAGTAATTACTCCATTACTATTATAAATATTCAGTTATATCCTTCTAAACTTGAGCTGTAACACACTATACAATTTGTTTCAGCCATAGTTTGACATTGCGGTCACCAACCACGATGGAGCCGCAATATGAAAGTTCTGGAGGCCTTAGCAAATGTGCCACAGCCACAATATGAGGCCTTTGCAAATGCATCGCAACCGCATCAACCACATTCCTCTGCATTTATCCACAATATCAAGGGTCACAGCATAACTGCAGCCACAACCACAGTTTAAAACCCCGGTTTGACCCACAAACCCTAAACACCCAGCCTACTGATGGTAAGTTAAGCAAAATTCATAATTTACAAACAAAATTTACAAAATCAAAAGTTTTCATTTCAGCTCCACCCTTCATAATGTTGAAAATCCACAACTAAATCACAAATTAATAGCCACATAAATAAACTATCCCTACAAAAGCaacttttctatatgaaaaaaaaaaagcagGGAAATTAggtaaaacaacaaaaaaaactctTGAACTTCATCAAATACTTTAGATCCGTGGACAAACAAAACCGAAGAAAGAGAATAAActaataaattatcaaaattttCACAAAACGTTTACAGTTAGGAGAAATTGGGGATTTCTCTTTCtagataaaaaaagaaataaaaaactaAAGAATGATTGAGAAATTGAAGGAGCCATTGAGAATGGAAGAACGAACCTGGTGAAATAGATCGGAAAATCGATTAGGGTTTGAGAATTTGGTGTTGAATTTTAGTACGATTTCTACTATTGTGGTAGCAGAATGCGATGTATTTGTAGCcaaaaaagtaataataataaaacaaaaaatgtaATTTATTATTGAAGGTGTCAAGATGACTACACATTACATTACCGACCAACTCTTAAACGTCTTTTAATACAGTTGGCGCGTTCacctattattttatgttttctttctcAAAATAGGATAgtgtgtttttttaaaaataaattataaaagataagatcttgttttttttatataaaaatataaatggtTGAAGACGTGGTGAGGCACGCcttgtctttttttttaaaaaaatgtaacatataagacattgttatatttttatataataaaatttatgttaTTGAAGATTAGAAGAGACACTTTAATAGTaatttataattttgtatgataattcaaacaatgaaaaagccaacataaaatatatattaacgaTTTAACTAGtcatttcaattcaattttagtACAAGAGGTACCTAGGGATGGCAATGGGTAGGGTACTATAGTATCCTTCCCCGTATCTGCGGTTGGAAAAAATCCCCATACCCGAGTCCATACCCGCTTGGGTAACAACTTTAGCATCTGTACCCGTTCCTTTTGGGTATGTAAGTACCCATACCCGTACCCATTACccgcatttctaataaaaaataaatatatcaactataaaatatcatatcattttaagtttttagtaacatttaaatgttttcaaaaaacttatagtaaaattatgaaataaacgaACACTTATGTTACATATGTAATGGTTTAACATCgatgtatttttaaaatttatagacatttattttaatataataatataaatcaaaatatataaatatatatgttgtgtggGTATGGGGCGGGCTAGGTACTAAGTTGCCCATACCCGCTTATTTAAGTGGGTAATTACCCGAGCCCGTGCCCGTACTCATTTATGCGGGTTTTTACCCTACCCATTGTGGGTATATTTGTGGGTATCCactggggatgggccaaattgccatccctagaGGTACCATAAATgacaagaaagaattcaaaattaaaatttgaaattatagggaaaaaatcaacaaaaaagggTCTACATAATCGTTGATGAGCTAG
The Vicia villosa cultivar HV-30 ecotype Madison, WI linkage group LG6, Vvil1.0, whole genome shotgun sequence genome window above contains:
- the LOC131609643 gene encoding protein BPS1, chloroplastic-like, whose translation is MSLPQDPPRSFFPFGNPFRMISPKGTKLSPQLVAVLRAFEENLEERLKKLIPKSKDEVVSLSWMTSAMQALCESHNDIKTLMTDLELPVTDWDEKWIDVYLDISVKLLDISNAFSSELSRLNQSRLLLQCTLHHLGSSSPDHLFRACSSLDGWRQHISSRNPRIEKCGSILDNLIESSDMPKIKESAKGKVLMEAIYGVKALMVFVCSVFATAFSGSTKNLMDMDVADVYYWAPAFKGLQNLVNEEIRIRFSSGKFTVLNELEAIDLSVMELYPIVQGVVHTIEKESHAKTVERFGSVTENFSQGLDLLAKEVDGFFQVVLSGRDALLANLRSVTFGNDHILGGKSDAQVVN